A genome region from Triticum aestivum cultivar Chinese Spring chromosome 2B, IWGSC CS RefSeq v2.1, whole genome shotgun sequence includes the following:
- the LOC123042091 gene encoding integumentary mucin A.1 — protein MAKCLAAALLLLAVLASCDGRELNEKVAATHGAGVGESKAMGLPDLPAVTLPTAPTLPTLPTAPTLPTLPTLPTLPTLPTLPLVGTITGTSTITGPVVALPATPAHP, from the coding sequence ATGGCAAAGTGTCTCGCCGCCGCGCTCCTGCTACTGGCGGTGCTCGCGTCCTGCGACGGGAGGGAACTGAACGAGAAGGTTGCAGCGACACACGGTGCCGGCGTCGGCGAGTCCAAGGCGATGGGGTTGCCGGACTTGCCAGCTGTGACGCTCCCCACGGCCCCGACGCTCCCGACGCTCCCCACGGCCCCGACGCTCCCCACACTCCCGACGCTCCCGACGCTCCCCACACTCCCGACGCTCCCGCTGGTGGGAACCATTACCGGTACCAGTACAATTACCGGCCCGGTGGTGGCGCTTCCGGCGACCCCTGCTCACCCTTGA